One Candida dubliniensis CD36 chromosome 1, complete sequence genomic region harbors:
- a CDS encoding nitrilase superfamily member, putative, with amino-acid sequence MSNQVLKSPLSKSIKIALIQLKAGADKAANLTKVTKFIDDAVTKSTGVNLVMLPECFNSPYAVDQFRNYAEDIPQGETTQLLSSLAQKYKIYIIGGSIPEKGKDDKIYNTSLTFNPQGEIIAKHRKAHLFDIDIPNGITFQESSTLSGGDKATVFKLGEYGNVGLGICYDIRFPELASIASRYPYNSFAMFYPGAFNTTTGPLHWHLLARARAVDNETFVVLCSPARDVEGGGYQAYGHSLVADPFGNIIAEAGEGEEILYAELDPALLPKARDGIPVHYQRRFDIYGDFVGEGKAEVSDK; translated from the coding sequence ATGTCGAACCAAGTATTAAAGTCACCATTatccaaatcaatcaaaattgCACTTATTCAGTTAAAAGCTGGGGCAGATAAAGCAGCAAATTTAACCAAAGTAaccaaatttattgatgacGCAGTTACAAAATCCACAGGAGTAAATTTGGTCATGTTACCAGAATGTTTTAATTCGCCTTACGCCGTAGACCAATTTAGAAATTATGCTGAAGACATCCCCCAGGGAGAGACTACTCAATTGTTATCGAGTTTGGcacaaaaatataaaatatacaTTATAGGGGGCTCAATTCCAGAGAAAGGTAAGGATGATAAAATTTACAATACATCATTGACTTTCAATCCTCAAGGTGAAATCATTGCAAAGCACCGGAAAGCTCATTTGTTTGATATAGATATACCTAATGGTATTACCTTCCAAGAGTCATCGACTTTATCCGGAGGAGACAAAGCCACGGTTTTCAAATTGGGAGAGTATGGTAATGTTGGCTTGGGTATTTGCTACGATATCAGATTTCCAGAATTGGCTTCAATAGCATCCCGTTACCCATATAACTCGTTTGCTATGTTTTATCCAGGTGCATTTAACACAACCACTGGTCCGTTGCATTGGCATCTATTGGCTCGTGCTCGTGCAGTTGATAACGAAACTTTTGTAGTTTTATGTTCACCTGCCAGAGACGTTGAAGGTGGTGGCTACCAAGCCTATGGGCACTCATTAGTTGCAGACCCATTTGGTAATATTATTGCCGAAGCCGGAGAAGGAGAAGAAATATTGTACGCTGAATTGGACCCAGCTTTGTTGCCAAAAGCCAGAGATGGAATCCCAGTACACTATCAAAGAAGATTCGACATCTACGGTGACTTTGTTGGTGAAGGAAAAGCAGAAGTAAGCGACAAATAG